Proteins from a single region of Candidatus Omnitrophota bacterium:
- a CDS encoding omptin family outer membrane protease, which produces MIKVLRTVVVILALSVLPNVVWAGEKSADIAKTTWRDIVSDIFGHYPLPSSTAVDTATEVTKNKSALSIPKNWEFDLDVRRYIASHNSYQYGDKDEPYTTPLSRLEFPMNTWWLDFTLRRTCPRWSIGSKLGVNISKVSDGVMKDSDWTTIDSINALAVYSEGDLRVDKGFNCRSDIDFNISDWLRLPKWLEVRPLFAFQYQRTDVTTYDGTQWEWYDLDVDGGAPSDTTSNIMYGDFIRFKQDWYIYQIGFRTVCNFPKMSKNLAIKLHTEADWGPVYGYNEDFHLQRRGNLISHIASRGNSMYFLAGADMVISDTVKLGLDVDYLWIRTTGVIRDENHPRGIDYTSKRGVYVWSDQLSVIGHASYAF; this is translated from the coding sequence ATGATTAAAGTTTTACGCACTGTAGTAGTAATCTTAGCGCTTTCTGTTTTACCAAATGTCGTCTGGGCCGGCGAAAAATCTGCCGATATAGCGAAGACAACCTGGAGGGACATAGTTTCAGATATTTTCGGCCATTATCCACTACCTTCCTCTACCGCCGTTGACACCGCAACTGAAGTAACAAAAAATAAAAGCGCGCTTAGTATTCCGAAAAACTGGGAGTTTGATCTCGACGTGCGCCGCTACATAGCAAGCCATAATTCATATCAATACGGCGACAAAGACGAGCCATATACCACTCCGTTAAGCAGGCTGGAATTTCCGATGAATACCTGGTGGCTCGATTTTACCCTTCGCCGCACCTGCCCGAGATGGTCGATAGGCAGTAAGCTCGGCGTTAACATTTCCAAAGTTTCCGACGGAGTAATGAAAGATTCGGATTGGACGACCATTGACTCTATAAACGCTCTTGCCGTATATTCCGAAGGCGATCTGCGTGTCGATAAAGGTTTTAATTGCCGCAGTGATATCGATTTTAATATTTCCGATTGGCTTAGATTGCCCAAGTGGCTGGAAGTGCGGCCGCTATTCGCGTTCCAGTATCAGAGGACGGACGTTACTACGTATGATGGGACGCAGTGGGAGTGGTATGATTTGGACGTGGATGGAGGCGCCCCGAGCGATACGACATCCAATATTATGTATGGCGACTTTATACGCTTTAAACAGGACTGGTATATTTATCAGATAGGCTTCAGGACGGTGTGCAATTTCCCGAAGATGTCTAAAAACCTGGCGATCAAATTGCATACGGAAGCGGACTGGGGGCCGGTTTACGGATATAACGAGGATTTCCACCTGCAGAGGAGGGGAAACCTTATCTCTCACATAGCCTCGCGCGGCAATTCTATGTATTTTCTCGCCGGCGCCGATATGGTCATCTCAGATACCGTTAAGCTCGGATTGGACGTAGATTATCTCTGGATAAGAACGACGGGAGTTATCAGAGATGAAAACCATCCACGCGGCATAGATTACACGTCGAAAAGAGGCGTCTATGTATGGTCAGATCAGCTGAGCGTGATCGGCCATGCGTCTTACGCTTTTTAG
- a CDS encoding antitoxin, protein MRKIKLTREERVIEDSLEHFVPVDKQEYEQIINAIAARKKDAVLNIRVNSHDLENIKHKAHQLGIRYQTFISEVIHRIAQAN, encoded by the coding sequence ATGAGAAAGATTAAATTAACCAGAGAAGAGAGGGTCATTGAAGATAGCCTTGAACATTTTGTTCCGGTGGATAAACAGGAATATGAGCAAATAATCAATGCTATAGCCGCAAGGAAGAAGGATGCGGTTTTAAACATCCGCGTCAATAGCCATGACCTTGAGAATATCAAGCATAAAGCGCATCAATTGGGCATTAGATATCAGACTTTTATCTCCGAGGTCATACATCGAATAGCTCAAGCCAATTAA